One window from the genome of Cricetulus griseus strain 17A/GY chromosome 2, alternate assembly CriGri-PICRH-1.0, whole genome shotgun sequence encodes:
- the Srrm1 gene encoding serine/arginine repetitive matrix protein 1 isoform X4 — protein MDAGFFRGTSAEQDNRFSNKQKKLLKQLKFAECLEKKVDMSKVNLEVIKPWITKRVTEILGFEDDVVIEFIFNQLEVKNPDSKMMQINLTGFLNGKNAREFMGELWPLLLSAQENIAGIPSAFLELKKEEIKQRQIEQEKLASLKKQDEDKDKRDKEEKESSREKRERSRSPRRRKSRSPSPRRRSSPVRRERKRSHSRSPRHRTKSRSPSPAPEKKEKSPELPEPSVRTKDSSVQEATSTSDILKAPKPEPVPEPKEPSPEKNSKKEKEKTRPRSRSRSKSRSRTRSRSPSHTRPRRRHRSRSRSYSPRRRPSPRRRPSPRRRTPPRRMPPPPRHRRSRSPGRRDAGSEMNALFHRRRRSSASLSGSSSSSSSSRSRSPPKKPPKRTSSPPRKTRRLSPSASPPRRRHRPSSPTTPPPKTRHSPTPQQSNRTRKSRVSVSPGRTSGKVTKHKGTEKRESPSPAPKPRKVELSESEEDKGSKMAAADSVQQRRQYRRQNQQSSSEDERPKRSHVKNGEVGRRRRHSPSRSASPSPRKRQKETSPRMQMGKRWQSPVTKSGRRRRSPSPPPARRRRSPSPAPPPPPPPRRRRSPTPPPRRRTPSPPPRRRSPSPRRYSPPIQRRYSPSPPPKRRTASPPPPPKRRASPSPPPKRRVSHSPPPKQRSPPVTKRRSPSLSAKHRKGSSPGRSTREARSPQPNKRHSPSPRPRAPQTSSPPPARRGASASPQGRQSPSPSTRPIRRVSRTPEPKKIKKAASPSPQSARRVSSSRSVSGSPEPAAKKAPAPPSPVQCQSPSTNWSPAVPVKKAKSPTPSPSPARNSDQEGGGKKKKKKKDKKHKKDKKHKKHKKHKKEKAVAVATAAPATPAAISAATTTSAQQEPVAATEPRKETESEAEDNLDDLERHLREKALRSMRKAQVSPQS, from the exons GGAACAAGTGCGGAGCAGGATAATCGGTTCAGCAACAAACAGAAGAAACTCCTCAAGCAGCTGAAATTTGCAGAATGCCTAGAAAAAAAG GTGGACATGAGCAAAGTAAATTTGGAGGTTATAAAGCCTTGGATAACAAAAAGAGTAACTGAAATCCTTGGATTTGAAGATGATGTTGTGATTGAGTTTATATTCAACCAGCTGGAAGTGAAG AATCCAGATTCCAAAATGATGCAAATCAACCTGACTGGATTTTTGAATGGGAAAAACGCTCGAGAATTCATGGGAGAACTGTGGCCCCTGCTGTTGAGTGCACAAGAGAACATCGCCGGCATCCCCTCTGCTTTCCTAGAGTTGAAGAAGGAGGAAATCAAACAGCGACAA ATTGAACAAGAAAAATTGGCATCTCTGAAAAAACAAGATGAAGATAAAGATAAGAGGgataaggaagaaaaagaaagcagcagagaaaaaAGGGAGCGGTCCCGAAGCCCAAGAAG ACGAAAATCCAGATCTCCTTCCCCTAGAAGACGATCTTCCCCtgtcaggagagagagaaagcgcAGTCACTCTCGATCTCCCCGTCACAGAACCAAGAGCCGGAGCCCTTCCCCTGCCccagaaaagaaggagaaatctCCAGAGCTCCCAGAACCGTCAGTGAGAACAAAAGACTCTTCAGTACAGGAGGCCACATCTACAAG TGACATCCTGAAAGCTCCCAAGCCTGAGCCTGTACCAGAGCCCAAAGAACCTTCTccagaaaaaaattccaaaaaggaaaaggaaaagacacGACCACGATCTCGATCACGTTCCAAATCACGATCTCGGACCCGTTCTCGATCACCTTCTCATACTAGACCAAGACGACGACATAGATCCCGATCAAG ATCATACTCTCCTAGAAGGCGGCCAAGCCCAAGAAGGAGACCATCTCCTCGAAGAAGAACTCCACCAAGACGGATGCCTCCTCCACCAAGACACAGGAGGAGTAGATCTCCAGGCAGACG GGATGCAGGCAGTGAGATGAATGCTCTATTCCACAGAAGGAGGCGTTCTTCTGCATCGTTGTCTGGAAGTAGCTCTTCGTCTTCGTCATCTCGTTCCCGGTCACCGCCAAAAAAGCCTCCCAAGAGGACCTCCAGCCCACCTCGGAAAACTCGTAGGTTATCTCCTTCTGCAAGTCCTCCAAGGCGAAGGCACAGACCATCATCTCCAACAACTCCACCACCTAAAACTCgccattcccccaccccccagcagtCAAACCGCACAAGAAAAAGTCGTGTTTCTGTGTCTCCAGGAAGAACTTCGGGTAAAG TGACAAAACATAAAGGTACTGAGAAAAGAGAGTCACCTTCACCAGCACCCAAGCCTAGAAAGGTGGAGTTGTCTGAGTCTG AAGAAGACAAAGGCAGCAAGATGGCTGCAGCCGATTCTGTGCAACAGAGACGCCAGTATAGACGACAGAACCAGCAGTCTTCATCTG AAGATGAGCGGCCCAAGAGATCCCATGTGAAGAATGGTGAGGTAGGCAGGCGGCGGAGACATTCTCCTTCTCGGAGTGCATCTCCATCACCTCGAAAGCGCCAAAAAGAGACTTCCCCTCG GATGCAGATGGGAAAACGATGGCAATCGCCAGTGACTAAAAG TGGTAGAAGGAGGAGAAGTCCCTCTCCACCACCAGCCAGAAGGCGACGatctccttctccagctcctcctccccctcctcctcctcggcGGCGTAGAtctcccaccccaccaccacgAAGAAG gactccttctcctcccccacgCCGCCGTTCACCTTCTCCAAGAAGATACTCTCCTCCCATCCAGAGGAGATACTCTCCTTCCCCGCCTCCGAAGAGGAGAACCGCCTcgcccccacccccgcccaaGCGAAGGGCATCACCATCTCCACCACCAAAGCGCCGAGTCTCCCACTCTCCACCACCCAAACAAAGAAGCCCCCCAGTCACCAAGAGACGCTCGCCCTCCTTGTCTGCAAAGCACAGGAAAGGCTCTTCCCCAGGCCGCTCTACCCGGGAGGCCCGGTCACCACAACCAAACAAACGGCATTCGCCCTCACCACGTCCTCGAGCTCCTCAGACCTCAAGTCCTCCCCCTGCTCGAAGAGGAGCATCGGCGTCACCCCAAGGAAGGCAGTCCCCGTCGCCAAGTACTAGGCCTATTAGGAGAGTCTCCAGGACTCCGGAGCCgaaaaagattaaaaa GGCTGCCTCACCAAGCCCTCAGTCCGCCAGAAGGGTTTCCTCTTCCCGATCTGTCTCTGGATCTCCTGAGCCAGCAGCTAAAAAGGCCCCAGCACCTCCATCTCCTGTCCAGTGTCAGTCGCCCTCCACCAACTGGTCCCCTGCAGTGCCCGTCAAAAAGGCTAAAAGCCCAACACCAAGCCCGTCCCctgcaagg AATTCTGATCAAGAAGGAggtggaaagaagaagaagaaaaagaaggacaaGAAACACAAAAAGGATAAGAAACACAAGAAGCACAAAAAACACAAGAAGGAGAAGGCTGTGGCTGTAGCCACTGCAGCTCCTGCCACCCCTGCAGCTATTTCTGCTGCCACAACCACATCAGCACAGCAAGAGCCTGTGGCAGCCACAGAGCCCAGGAAG GAGACTGAAAGTGAAGCTGAGGACAACCTTGATGACTTAGAGAGGCACCTTCGGGAAAAGGCCCTTCGGTCCATGCGGAAGGCTCAAGTGTCCCCACAGTCCTAG
- the Srrm1 gene encoding serine/arginine repetitive matrix protein 1 isoform X3 gives MDAGFFRGTSAEQDNRFSNKQKKLLKQLKFAECLEKKVDMSKVNLEVIKPWITKRVTEILGFEDDVVIEFIFNQLEVKNPDSKMMQINLTGFLNGKNAREFMGELWPLLLSAQENIAGIPSAFLELKKEEIKQRQIEQEKLASLKKQDEDKDKRDKEEKESSREKRERSRSPRRRKSRSPSPRRRSSPVRRERKRSHSRSPRHRTKSRSPSPAPEKKEKSPELPEPSVRTKDSSVQEATSTSDILKAPKPEPVPEPKEPSPEKNSKKEKEKTRPRSRSRSKSRSRTRSRSPSHTRPRRRHRSRSRSYSPRRRPSPRRRPSPRRRTPPRRMPPPPRHRRSRSPGRRDAGSEMNALFHRRRRSSASLSGSSSSSSSSRSRSPPKKPPKRTSSPPRKTRRLSPSASPPRRRHRPSSPTTPPPKTRHSPTPQQSNRTRKSRVSVSPGRTSGKVTKHKGTEKRESPSPAPKPRKVELSESEDKGSKMAAADSVQQRRQYRRQNQQSSSDSGSSSTSEDERPKRSHVKNGEVGRRRRHSPSRSASPSPRKRQKETSPRMQMGKRWQSPVTKSGRRRRSPSPPPARRRRSPSPAPPPPPPPRRRRSPTPPPRRRTPSPPPRRRSPSPRRYSPPIQRRYSPSPPPKRRTASPPPPPKRRASPSPPPKRRVSHSPPPKQRSPPVTKRRSPSLSAKHRKGSSPGRSTREARSPQPNKRHSPSPRPRAPQTSSPPPARRGASASPQGRQSPSPSTRPIRRVSRTPEPKKIKKAASPSPQSARRVSSSRSVSGSPEPAAKKAPAPPSPVQCQSPSTNWSPAVPVKKAKSPTPSPSPARNSDQEGGGKKKKKKKDKKHKKDKKHKKHKKHKKEKAVAVATAAPATPAAISAATTTSAQQEPVAATEPRKETESEAEDNLDDLERHLREKALRSMRKAQVSPQS, from the exons GGAACAAGTGCGGAGCAGGATAATCGGTTCAGCAACAAACAGAAGAAACTCCTCAAGCAGCTGAAATTTGCAGAATGCCTAGAAAAAAAG GTGGACATGAGCAAAGTAAATTTGGAGGTTATAAAGCCTTGGATAACAAAAAGAGTAACTGAAATCCTTGGATTTGAAGATGATGTTGTGATTGAGTTTATATTCAACCAGCTGGAAGTGAAG AATCCAGATTCCAAAATGATGCAAATCAACCTGACTGGATTTTTGAATGGGAAAAACGCTCGAGAATTCATGGGAGAACTGTGGCCCCTGCTGTTGAGTGCACAAGAGAACATCGCCGGCATCCCCTCTGCTTTCCTAGAGTTGAAGAAGGAGGAAATCAAACAGCGACAA ATTGAACAAGAAAAATTGGCATCTCTGAAAAAACAAGATGAAGATAAAGATAAGAGGgataaggaagaaaaagaaagcagcagagaaaaaAGGGAGCGGTCCCGAAGCCCAAGAAG ACGAAAATCCAGATCTCCTTCCCCTAGAAGACGATCTTCCCCtgtcaggagagagagaaagcgcAGTCACTCTCGATCTCCCCGTCACAGAACCAAGAGCCGGAGCCCTTCCCCTGCCccagaaaagaaggagaaatctCCAGAGCTCCCAGAACCGTCAGTGAGAACAAAAGACTCTTCAGTACAGGAGGCCACATCTACAAG TGACATCCTGAAAGCTCCCAAGCCTGAGCCTGTACCAGAGCCCAAAGAACCTTCTccagaaaaaaattccaaaaaggaaaaggaaaagacacGACCACGATCTCGATCACGTTCCAAATCACGATCTCGGACCCGTTCTCGATCACCTTCTCATACTAGACCAAGACGACGACATAGATCCCGATCAAG ATCATACTCTCCTAGAAGGCGGCCAAGCCCAAGAAGGAGACCATCTCCTCGAAGAAGAACTCCACCAAGACGGATGCCTCCTCCACCAAGACACAGGAGGAGTAGATCTCCAGGCAGACG GGATGCAGGCAGTGAGATGAATGCTCTATTCCACAGAAGGAGGCGTTCTTCTGCATCGTTGTCTGGAAGTAGCTCTTCGTCTTCGTCATCTCGTTCCCGGTCACCGCCAAAAAAGCCTCCCAAGAGGACCTCCAGCCCACCTCGGAAAACTCGTAGGTTATCTCCTTCTGCAAGTCCTCCAAGGCGAAGGCACAGACCATCATCTCCAACAACTCCACCACCTAAAACTCgccattcccccaccccccagcagtCAAACCGCACAAGAAAAAGTCGTGTTTCTGTGTCTCCAGGAAGAACTTCGGGTAAAG TGACAAAACATAAAGGTACTGAGAAAAGAGAGTCACCTTCACCAGCACCCAAGCCTAGAAAGGTGGAGTTGTCTGAGTCTG AAGACAAAGGCAGCAAGATGGCTGCAGCCGATTCTGTGCAACAGAGACGCCAGTATAGACGACAGAACCAGCAGTCTTCATCTG ACTCTGGCTCCTCTTCCACCTCAGAAGATGAGCGGCCCAAGAGATCCCATGTGAAGAATGGTGAGGTAGGCAGGCGGCGGAGACATTCTCCTTCTCGGAGTGCATCTCCATCACCTCGAAAGCGCCAAAAAGAGACTTCCCCTCG GATGCAGATGGGAAAACGATGGCAATCGCCAGTGACTAAAAG TGGTAGAAGGAGGAGAAGTCCCTCTCCACCACCAGCCAGAAGGCGACGatctccttctccagctcctcctccccctcctcctcctcggcGGCGTAGAtctcccaccccaccaccacgAAGAAG gactccttctcctcccccacgCCGCCGTTCACCTTCTCCAAGAAGATACTCTCCTCCCATCCAGAGGAGATACTCTCCTTCCCCGCCTCCGAAGAGGAGAACCGCCTcgcccccacccccgcccaaGCGAAGGGCATCACCATCTCCACCACCAAAGCGCCGAGTCTCCCACTCTCCACCACCCAAACAAAGAAGCCCCCCAGTCACCAAGAGACGCTCGCCCTCCTTGTCTGCAAAGCACAGGAAAGGCTCTTCCCCAGGCCGCTCTACCCGGGAGGCCCGGTCACCACAACCAAACAAACGGCATTCGCCCTCACCACGTCCTCGAGCTCCTCAGACCTCAAGTCCTCCCCCTGCTCGAAGAGGAGCATCGGCGTCACCCCAAGGAAGGCAGTCCCCGTCGCCAAGTACTAGGCCTATTAGGAGAGTCTCCAGGACTCCGGAGCCgaaaaagattaaaaa GGCTGCCTCACCAAGCCCTCAGTCCGCCAGAAGGGTTTCCTCTTCCCGATCTGTCTCTGGATCTCCTGAGCCAGCAGCTAAAAAGGCCCCAGCACCTCCATCTCCTGTCCAGTGTCAGTCGCCCTCCACCAACTGGTCCCCTGCAGTGCCCGTCAAAAAGGCTAAAAGCCCAACACCAAGCCCGTCCCctgcaagg AATTCTGATCAAGAAGGAggtggaaagaagaagaagaaaaagaaggacaaGAAACACAAAAAGGATAAGAAACACAAGAAGCACAAAAAACACAAGAAGGAGAAGGCTGTGGCTGTAGCCACTGCAGCTCCTGCCACCCCTGCAGCTATTTCTGCTGCCACAACCACATCAGCACAGCAAGAGCCTGTGGCAGCCACAGAGCCCAGGAAG GAGACTGAAAGTGAAGCTGAGGACAACCTTGATGACTTAGAGAGGCACCTTCGGGAAAAGGCCCTTCGGTCCATGCGGAAGGCTCAAGTGTCCCCACAGTCCTAG
- the Srrm1 gene encoding serine/arginine repetitive matrix protein 1 isoform X5, with amino-acid sequence MDAGFFRGTSAEQDNRFSNKQKKLLKQLKFAECLEKKVDMSKVNLEVIKPWITKRVTEILGFEDDVVIEFIFNQLEVKNPDSKMMQINLTGFLNGKNAREFMGELWPLLLSAQENIAGIPSAFLELKKEEIKQRQIEQEKLASLKKQDEDKDKRDKEEKESSREKRERSRSPRRRKSRSPSPRRRSSPVRRERKRSHSRSPRHRTKSRSPSPAPEKKEKSPELPEPSVRTKDSSVQEATSTSDILKAPKPEPVPEPKEPSPEKNSKKEKEKTRPRSRSRSKSRSRTRSRSPSHTRPRRRHRSRSRSYSPRRRPSPRRRPSPRRRTPPRRMPPPPRHRRSRSPGRRDAGSEMNALFHRRRRSSASLSGSSSSSSSSRSRSPPKKPPKRTSSPPRKTRRLSPSASPPRRRHRPSSPTTPPPKTRHSPTPQQSNRTRKSRVSVSPGRTSGKVTKHKGTEKRESPSPAPKPRKVELSESEDKGSKMAAADSVQQRRQYRRQNQQSSSEDERPKRSHVKNGEVGRRRRHSPSRSASPSPRKRQKETSPRMQMGKRWQSPVTKSGRRRRSPSPPPARRRRSPSPAPPPPPPPRRRRSPTPPPRRRTPSPPPRRRSPSPRRYSPPIQRRYSPSPPPKRRTASPPPPPKRRASPSPPPKRRVSHSPPPKQRSPPVTKRRSPSLSAKHRKGSSPGRSTREARSPQPNKRHSPSPRPRAPQTSSPPPARRGASASPQGRQSPSPSTRPIRRVSRTPEPKKIKKAASPSPQSARRVSSSRSVSGSPEPAAKKAPAPPSPVQCQSPSTNWSPAVPVKKAKSPTPSPSPARNSDQEGGGKKKKKKKDKKHKKDKKHKKHKKHKKEKAVAVATAAPATPAAISAATTTSAQQEPVAATEPRKETESEAEDNLDDLERHLREKALRSMRKAQVSPQS; translated from the exons GGAACAAGTGCGGAGCAGGATAATCGGTTCAGCAACAAACAGAAGAAACTCCTCAAGCAGCTGAAATTTGCAGAATGCCTAGAAAAAAAG GTGGACATGAGCAAAGTAAATTTGGAGGTTATAAAGCCTTGGATAACAAAAAGAGTAACTGAAATCCTTGGATTTGAAGATGATGTTGTGATTGAGTTTATATTCAACCAGCTGGAAGTGAAG AATCCAGATTCCAAAATGATGCAAATCAACCTGACTGGATTTTTGAATGGGAAAAACGCTCGAGAATTCATGGGAGAACTGTGGCCCCTGCTGTTGAGTGCACAAGAGAACATCGCCGGCATCCCCTCTGCTTTCCTAGAGTTGAAGAAGGAGGAAATCAAACAGCGACAA ATTGAACAAGAAAAATTGGCATCTCTGAAAAAACAAGATGAAGATAAAGATAAGAGGgataaggaagaaaaagaaagcagcagagaaaaaAGGGAGCGGTCCCGAAGCCCAAGAAG ACGAAAATCCAGATCTCCTTCCCCTAGAAGACGATCTTCCCCtgtcaggagagagagaaagcgcAGTCACTCTCGATCTCCCCGTCACAGAACCAAGAGCCGGAGCCCTTCCCCTGCCccagaaaagaaggagaaatctCCAGAGCTCCCAGAACCGTCAGTGAGAACAAAAGACTCTTCAGTACAGGAGGCCACATCTACAAG TGACATCCTGAAAGCTCCCAAGCCTGAGCCTGTACCAGAGCCCAAAGAACCTTCTccagaaaaaaattccaaaaaggaaaaggaaaagacacGACCACGATCTCGATCACGTTCCAAATCACGATCTCGGACCCGTTCTCGATCACCTTCTCATACTAGACCAAGACGACGACATAGATCCCGATCAAG ATCATACTCTCCTAGAAGGCGGCCAAGCCCAAGAAGGAGACCATCTCCTCGAAGAAGAACTCCACCAAGACGGATGCCTCCTCCACCAAGACACAGGAGGAGTAGATCTCCAGGCAGACG GGATGCAGGCAGTGAGATGAATGCTCTATTCCACAGAAGGAGGCGTTCTTCTGCATCGTTGTCTGGAAGTAGCTCTTCGTCTTCGTCATCTCGTTCCCGGTCACCGCCAAAAAAGCCTCCCAAGAGGACCTCCAGCCCACCTCGGAAAACTCGTAGGTTATCTCCTTCTGCAAGTCCTCCAAGGCGAAGGCACAGACCATCATCTCCAACAACTCCACCACCTAAAACTCgccattcccccaccccccagcagtCAAACCGCACAAGAAAAAGTCGTGTTTCTGTGTCTCCAGGAAGAACTTCGGGTAAAG TGACAAAACATAAAGGTACTGAGAAAAGAGAGTCACCTTCACCAGCACCCAAGCCTAGAAAGGTGGAGTTGTCTGAGTCTG AAGACAAAGGCAGCAAGATGGCTGCAGCCGATTCTGTGCAACAGAGACGCCAGTATAGACGACAGAACCAGCAGTCTTCATCTG AAGATGAGCGGCCCAAGAGATCCCATGTGAAGAATGGTGAGGTAGGCAGGCGGCGGAGACATTCTCCTTCTCGGAGTGCATCTCCATCACCTCGAAAGCGCCAAAAAGAGACTTCCCCTCG GATGCAGATGGGAAAACGATGGCAATCGCCAGTGACTAAAAG TGGTAGAAGGAGGAGAAGTCCCTCTCCACCACCAGCCAGAAGGCGACGatctccttctccagctcctcctccccctcctcctcctcggcGGCGTAGAtctcccaccccaccaccacgAAGAAG gactccttctcctcccccacgCCGCCGTTCACCTTCTCCAAGAAGATACTCTCCTCCCATCCAGAGGAGATACTCTCCTTCCCCGCCTCCGAAGAGGAGAACCGCCTcgcccccacccccgcccaaGCGAAGGGCATCACCATCTCCACCACCAAAGCGCCGAGTCTCCCACTCTCCACCACCCAAACAAAGAAGCCCCCCAGTCACCAAGAGACGCTCGCCCTCCTTGTCTGCAAAGCACAGGAAAGGCTCTTCCCCAGGCCGCTCTACCCGGGAGGCCCGGTCACCACAACCAAACAAACGGCATTCGCCCTCACCACGTCCTCGAGCTCCTCAGACCTCAAGTCCTCCCCCTGCTCGAAGAGGAGCATCGGCGTCACCCCAAGGAAGGCAGTCCCCGTCGCCAAGTACTAGGCCTATTAGGAGAGTCTCCAGGACTCCGGAGCCgaaaaagattaaaaa GGCTGCCTCACCAAGCCCTCAGTCCGCCAGAAGGGTTTCCTCTTCCCGATCTGTCTCTGGATCTCCTGAGCCAGCAGCTAAAAAGGCCCCAGCACCTCCATCTCCTGTCCAGTGTCAGTCGCCCTCCACCAACTGGTCCCCTGCAGTGCCCGTCAAAAAGGCTAAAAGCCCAACACCAAGCCCGTCCCctgcaagg AATTCTGATCAAGAAGGAggtggaaagaagaagaagaaaaagaaggacaaGAAACACAAAAAGGATAAGAAACACAAGAAGCACAAAAAACACAAGAAGGAGAAGGCTGTGGCTGTAGCCACTGCAGCTCCTGCCACCCCTGCAGCTATTTCTGCTGCCACAACCACATCAGCACAGCAAGAGCCTGTGGCAGCCACAGAGCCCAGGAAG GAGACTGAAAGTGAAGCTGAGGACAACCTTGATGACTTAGAGAGGCACCTTCGGGAAAAGGCCCTTCGGTCCATGCGGAAGGCTCAAGTGTCCCCACAGTCCTAG